In Myripristis murdjan chromosome 18, fMyrMur1.1, whole genome shotgun sequence, the sequence GGGGATAGGAAGGGGATTGTATGGGATTATATGATAATGGAGGAGGAGCACGTACATTCGGGGAATACTTCCATTCATTTGGTAAGGAAGCGGTTGGCGATGTAGAGCGGCTTGTCTTATTTGCTTGCACAGTTTCAGAATCCACAATAAACTTTTCCATGCGGGACTGCCTCTTGGCAAATAGATCAGCTCCTTTCCCTCTGACAGCTGGCATCTCAAAAGCTGACCCTGCTGAAGATGGATTTAAGACAGTGGCCATTGGGTTGATGACAGGTGATGAAGATCTGCGATTGAAGGTGTAGGAGGTCATTCGCTgtgggggaggtggaggggtccTGTGAGGTGGTGCAGTTTGTGCAGGTTGCCAAGGTTTTGGAGAAGGCTGAGCCACTCTGACATTCACCATTGCAGCTGAAACATTCGCAGGTGTTTGTGGTGACTGTGAAGTCCAGACATTCACAGGTGCTTGGGGCTGTGCCTGAGCTGGAGACCATGCATTCACTAGTGGCTGTGGTGCAGTTTGTTGCTGTGGAGGGGGCTGCTGCCAGTTTGGTTGTGGTGCAGACTGGCTTGGAATCGATTGAGCCCAAGGTGGCTGAGGTTGGGCTTGATTCTGCTGTGGGGCAGTGGAATTCATGGGGTGCTGAGCATGTTCTGGAGGCGGCTGGGTCCAGGATGGTTGGGGCTGAGCGTGGGCTGTTACTGGGGCCCATGGATTTAAAGTGGCTTGAGGCCTGACTGGAGGTTGTGCTTGGGCTGCTTGTACCCAAGGGGGCTGAGGTTGAGCTTGGGTTGGTGACTGAGGCCATTCATTCACTGGAGcctgctgctgaggctgaggcGATGAAACCCAAGGTGGTTGAGGCTGCCCCTGTGCTTGGGACTGAGGCCATGTTTGTTGTGGAGCCTGATGGTGTGATTGTTGAACCCAGGGTGGCTGTGGCTGGGACTCTGGATGAACCTGTTGTACCCAAGGCGGTTGTGTTTGGGATTTTTGCTGAGGCTGCTGAACCCATGGTGGTTGAGGCTGAGAGTCTGTTGGAGACTGCTGTGCCCACAGAGGCTGGGACTGCTGTTGCATTGGCTCTTGAGGTTGAGCCCAGGGAGGCTGAATTTGTTGGGGCTGTGGCTGTTCGTGAGGCTGAGCCCAAGGTGGCTGAACTTGGGGCTGAGACTGCGGTTGCTCTTGAGGCTGGGCCCAGGGCTGAACATGTGTCTGGGATTGTGTTTGTTCATGAGGCTGGCCCCATGATTGCTGGCCTTGAGGCTGAGACTGTGGTTGCTCTTGAGGCTGGGCCCAGGGTGGCTGAACATGTGTCTGGGATTGTGCTTGCTCTTGAGGGTGGCCCCATGATGGCTGACCTTGAGGCTGACCTGAAGGAGGGGCCCAAGTATTCATAGGAGGTTGAGGCTGTGCTTGGGGCTGAATAGGTTGTGCATGTGACATCCAAGAAGGTGGTGGCGAGGATTGATTTGGAGCTGCCTCCTGGGGCTGCACTTTAGCTGGATCCCAGGAGCGAGAAGAAGACTGCTgtggagtttgtgtttgtgctggagcCCAAGAGCTAACAGGGGCAGGTTCAGGCTGTGGGGGAGAATTAGTGTGGCCATTTTCCTCCCACGTTGCCACTTGCTGCGGCTGTTGATGTATCTGAGGCTCTGGGACAGCCCATGTATGCTGTTCCTCTGAAGGGGTGTTGGCAGGAGCTTCCTGGGGAGCAGGAGGGGGAGACGGCTCAGGGGCAGGTGCAGGGGTTGGCTGTAGCTCTGGCGCAGGGGTAGTCTCTGCGGTGGGGGCCACAGCAGGTGTGGATACACTATTTTCAGCATGCTGAGGCATGTCCTGGTTGGTTTCTACAATCTGTGAGGACCAAGGAGGACAGTTGGGATTGATCATAGGCTTTGGAGCCACTGGTGGAGGGGTTTTGTGTTTAACTCTTGGGGACTGGAGGAAATTGCAGGCCTCTGCTCCCAGGCTGAGGTAGTCTTCCTCAGGTCCTGACTCAAAACCTTTCTTGTCACTCTTGTTGAGAAGGTTCAGCAACTCTGGGTTAGGTGATACTTTAGGTGCCTCCTTGAATGTGAACATTGGCTTGCCAGTATTTCTTCTCCTTGTATCCTGCAAAAGGCCAGTCTTGATAGCAGGTGTAGAGATGCGCTCATCACGGGAAGCTATTTGCTCTCCTTGGCCCACAGCATCTTGGTTGGTCCCACTAATTGCAGGAGCATAGGGTGTAGGCACCATATTTTGTACTGAGAAAGGTTTGGCAGTACGATTGTTAAAAGAACTCTGCACCTCACTGGTTTGGTGGTGGACTATTCCATTCATGTTTGAAGAAAACTGCTGaaattgctgttgctgctgctgatacccttgttgttgttgttgatacaTTTGCTGCTGATAATTCTGTTGCTCAtactgtttctgctgctgatactgttgttggtgttgctgctgataGTGCTGGTGTTGCTCATAGTACTGTTGTTCTTGGTACTGCTGGTATTGTTGTTGCTGGCTTTGTTGGTGCATATTCACGTCCATGTATGCATGGCCCTCTGTTGTGCCCTGCATGTAAGATTGCTCCTCCATTCTCTTTTCAGCAATCTGCACCCCTTCCACAGCAATCCCCTGCCTCCTTAGCTcctcatgttgagcagaaatctCATCCACCCTCTGCCGCCGTTGAGCAAACATTAGGGCACCTTTGCCCTTGGTTTCCGGCAAACATTCCATTTCTTCCTGGCTGTTCAACTTGCGTTCGATTTCAAGGAGTCCCTTGTCCCAGTTGAGGGTTATCACACCTTTGTCACCCTGGGCATTAGTGAAGAAATTTTCATCAAGTTCTGAATCGCTAGTGGCGACAAGGGTAAATTCGACAGTGTGGGtatcttttttgttgtcttcgtcttcctcgtcctcctcgtcctcgtATTCTGGTTCGTTCTCTCCTGTGCCGTAGCTCACAAGTGTGTATTTCTTGGCCCTCTGCCGATGTTTCTTGAACATCAACACCCCCTTGTTGTTGGGGTTGGGCGGAGCAGCCGTCAGAAGGAGAGCAATACGTTTACATTTGGACTTTGCCTCCTTCACCTGCTTCTCAGACAGACTCTCACTGCGCCTGAGCCCTGTATACAGAAGGAAAAGAAATTCAAGATTAAAGATTAGTGCTCAGTATAAGGAGTGTTCAAAAGGGAAAGGGGGAAATCAAAGTGGTTACGTGTCTTGGACAACTTATTCAAGTTCTAATGAGGTGACAGGTATCAGGTTAGGATGGAGTTGAGATCACCACAAATCATTCAGTCTGTTTGGAATTATGTCTATctaatctattttattttgtagttttgaGGCCTTTGGTTAATATCTTCATTTCTGTATTAAAGTTATCTTCAAGAAGGAGTTTTTGCTCACTATATCTGCATTTCAGAGAAGTTACTTAAATGTGACAATGCAGAAAGCTTAAAATAGTGCAGAAAATAGTCACACCCTCGTTGTGACCTGAGCAACAAGAGGAGGGAATAATTTCGTTGTGATGTAACCTCAAAATTTAATTTAGCAGGCAACTTGAATAACTTTTTCAAATGACAAAGTGTGCACAATAATGATGGTGACaga encodes:
- the synpo2a gene encoding synaptopodin-2 produces the protein MRSMGTGDYICVTLRGGAPWGFTLRQGEGDTYRPFHVIQVEEGGRASLAGVRDGDEVVSLNGEPCADLTLTQAFNLIDASTDCLQLLVKRYCSIIPGDFESEGTYCGARTSPDEALESTTLHILSSKHRSQGPRELYISESQDEAYYGEVESDTEFPKGPQLLCTQLQVPRSGNAKGLQPHYLEKVEGEQRSFSPGAMVELQVSLSEQTLEDIGCTSLGSARGIEGGLSSRENAESVHTTTHSLYVPCSVRKPLGQHGVVLRSPSMLGQVEVTLQHPATSGTGTGRGILTVGGGVGGPRASGSVGSQGEEGGGHSEGAPESFAVSFGVPSEEAAPAGEWDSDSEGDQGKPNKHRARHARLRRSESLSEKQVKEAKSKCKRIALLLTAAPPNPNNKGVLMFKKHRQRAKKYTLVSYGTGENEPEYEDEEDEEDEDNKKDTHTVEFTLVATSDSELDENFFTNAQGDKGVITLNWDKGLLEIERKLNSQEEMECLPETKGKGALMFAQRRQRVDEISAQHEELRRQGIAVEGVQIAEKRMEEQSYMQGTTEGHAYMDVNMHQQSQQQQYQQYQEQQYYEQHQHYQQQHQQQYQQQKQYEQQNYQQQMYQQQQQGYQQQQQQFQQFSSNMNGIVHHQTSEVQSSFNNRTAKPFSVQNMVPTPYAPAISGTNQDAVGQGEQIASRDERISTPAIKTGLLQDTRRRNTGKPMFTFKEAPKVSPNPELLNLLNKSDKKGFESGPEEDYLSLGAEACNFLQSPRVKHKTPPPVAPKPMINPNCPPWSSQIVETNQDMPQHAENSVSTPAVAPTAETTPAPELQPTPAPAPEPSPPPAPQEAPANTPSEEQHTWAVPEPQIHQQPQQVATWEENGHTNSPPQPEPAPVSSWAPAQTQTPQQSSSRSWDPAKVQPQEAAPNQSSPPPSWMSHAQPIQPQAQPQPPMNTWAPPSGQPQGQPSWGHPQEQAQSQTHVQPPWAQPQEQPQSQPQGQQSWGQPHEQTQSQTHVQPWAQPQEQPQSQPQVQPPWAQPHEQPQPQQIQPPWAQPQEPMQQQSQPLWAQQSPTDSQPQPPWVQQPQQKSQTQPPWVQQVHPESQPQPPWVQQSHHQAPQQTWPQSQAQGQPQPPWVSSPQPQQQAPVNEWPQSPTQAQPQPPWVQAAQAQPPVRPQATLNPWAPVTAHAQPQPSWTQPPPEHAQHPMNSTAPQQNQAQPQPPWAQSIPSQSAPQPNWQQPPPQQQTAPQPLVNAWSPAQAQPQAPVNVWTSQSPQTPANVSAAMVNVRVAQPSPKPWQPAQTAPPHRTPPPPPQRMTSYTFNRRSSSPVINPMATVLNPSSAGSAFEMPAVRGKGADLFAKRQSRMEKFIVDSETVQANKTSRSTSPTASLPNEWKYSPNALGRSYSLSPPARAPCTSQKSASASSSPRPSARASIAVQERQTSWMERSYKPPTPWEAASRHPLGLVDEAFAFQNLQHAIASNVRLAAQRKMLPEPPVEWKARVSYQAPQKTGSQTWSQSQSRSQSRVPLPSFVSPTKSTVCAPVSPAGYRSLPRQWQPHRSMTDTNLKHPMSSSEYKKPLGKPTYKAVYTSNTTWSWKQ